A region of the Pseudomonas sp. J452 genome:
CCGCGCCTGGCCGATGGCCAGCGGGTACTGCTGTATGTGTATGAGGGCGAGCTGGGCGTCAACTGCCATGCCATCGGCAAGAGCCGCCTGGTGCGCCTGTCCGAGCAGGGGGCGCTCGAGCTGGCCAGCGCGTCGGGGGCACGCGTACTGCTGATTGCCGGCACGCCGCTGGGCGAGCCGATCGTGCAGTACGGGCCGTTCGTGATGAATAGCCGCGAGGAGATCGAGCAGGCCCTGCGGGATTTTCGTGACGATAAGCTGACAGCCTAAAGCCTGTCGGACAGGCTCAGAGCCTGCCGCGGATCTTTTGAGCTAGAGCCAGGCAAGGCGCAACGACCAACGGGAGTAACAGCCATAGGCTGGCCCGAAGGGTAAGCGCCAGCGAATCAATTGGGCGAGGACGCGGAGTTTACGAGGTGTAAATGAGCAGTCCGAGCCCAATTTCAACGCAGCATGGCCGACGATCAAGAGATCCGCGGCAGGCTCTCAGCGCGGCGACGGCACCGGCAGCACATCGGCCATGCTTGCTGCCGGCACGGCCACGGCCAGGCCGAGGAAGCTGGCCAGGGCCTCCTTCTGCGCCATGGCGTCCTGGTAGCCCAGTTCGATCAGCTCGTTGCAGTAGCCGGGCTCGAACAGCAGGTAGCTAAGTACCCCGGCACCGCTGGCCTTGGTCGCCCCGGAACCGCGCAGGAAGAAGCGCATCGACTTGGCCAGCTCATGCCGGTGGCGGGCAGCAATCTGGTCCAGCGGCTGGCTCGGCGCGATCACCAGCACCTCCACCGGTTTCAGGCCCAGCCCGCGCGGATGCAGGCCGGAAGGCACCAGGCGACTCATGTGGTTGAGTCGTTCGAGCAGTTCGATATCGCCTTCCAGGCTGTCGATAAAGGTGCTGTTGAGCATATGCCCGCTGATCTGTGCCAGGGTCGGTGGCTTGCCAGTCTGCGGCCGCGGCACCAGCTGGTTGGCCCCACGCCCCAGCGGATTGCCGCTGACCCCGACCACCAGTACGCGCGTGGCCCCCAGGTGCAGGGCCGGACTGATCGGCGCCGACTGGCGCACCGCACCATCGCCGAAATACTCGCGATTGACCTTCACCGGCGGGAAGATCAGCGGAATCGAGGCGCTGGCCAGCAGATGATCGAGGCTCAGGCGGGTCGGCACGCCCACCCGACGGTGGCGGAACCAGGGATCGATGGCGGCACGGCCCTGGTAGAAGGTCACCGCCTGGCCACTCTCGTAACCAAAGGCGGTCACCGCCACCGCACGCAGCTGACGCATGCGCACCGCGGCGGCGATCCCGGAAAAATCCAGTTCACGTTCGAGCATGGCGCGCAGCGGCGAGCTGTCGAGCAGCGCCACCGGCACATCGCCGCCGATGCCCAGCAGACTGTGGCCGATAAAGCGACTGGCCTGGCGCAACACGCCGGGCCAATCGGTACGGTAAACCTGATCGGAGTGGAAGTTCTGCCAGACCTGGGTCAGGCGGCGGATCGCCTCGGTGAAGTGCAGCGCCCCGCAGGCCAGGCCGACCGCGTTGATCGCCCCGGCCGAGGTGCCGACGATGACCGGGAAAGGATTGTGCGCCGCATTCGGCAGCAGGTCGGCAATCGCGCTGAGCACGCCCACCTGATAAGCCGCCCGTGCCCCGCCACCGGAAAGAATCAGCCCTGTCAGCGGGGTGTCGGAATGTACGGCCTGATTCATGGACAATTCCCGTGGGTCTTTTTTGCCAGTATAGGGCGCCGCTATCGACGGCGCTTTTTGTACAGCTTGGGCTCGCCCGGCGGACGGGTCTTGAAGCGCCGGTGGGCCCACAGATACTGCTCCGGGTGCCGGCGAATGGCCTGCTCGATCCACTGGTTGATGCGCAGGCAGTCGGCCTCCTCGCTCTCACCGGGGAAATCGGCCAGCGGCGGATGCACGACCACCCGGTATCCAGAGCCATCGGCCAGGCGCTCCTGGGTAAAGGGGATCACCCGCGCCTTGCCCAGACGGGCGAACTTGCTGGTGGCCGTCACCGTGGCCGCCGGTACGCCAAACAGCGGTACGAAGATGCTGCGCTGGGCGCCGTAGTCCTGATCCGGCGCATACCAGACCACCCCGCCGGCGCGCAGCAGCTTGAGCATGCCACGCACATCGTCACGGCCGATGACCCCCAGCAGGCGCTGCTCGCGCCCGCTGCGCTGGACAAAGTCGAACAGCGGATTCTTGTGCGGACGGTACATGCCGTACATGCCCTGGGCCATGCCGAGCAGGCCGCCGCCCATTTCCAGGGTGGTGAAGTGCAGGGCCATGAGAATCACGCCCTGCCCTTCCGTCTCGGCCTGGCGGATGTGTTCGATGCCCTCGATAGTGCCCAACCGACGCAGGCGCGCCGCCGGCCACCACCAACTGATCGCCATCTCGAAGAAGGTCATGCCGGTGGAGGCAAAGTTCTCCCGCAACAGGTGCTCACGCTCGGCGGCGGACAGCTCGGGGAAGCACAATTCCAGGTTGCAAGCAGCAATCTTGCGCCGCGAGCCGGCCAGGCGGTACATCAGGGCGCCCAGACCACGGCCCAGCAGCATCAGCACCCGGTAAGGCAACAGCGAGACCAGCCAGAGCAGGCCCAGGCCCAGCCACAGCAGCCAAAAGCGCGGATGCAGAAAATAGGCACGAAAATGCGGGCGATCCATGAATCATTCCGGACAAACAACAGGGCCGCGCATTCTACAGGACTCGCCGCGGCTTGCGGCCATGCGGGCTAATCGCTATAAGTCGTGCCCATTCAGTGTGATGGGTAGACCATGAGCCAAGCCGACCTCCTCGACCAAGACCCCGTGTTCCAGCTCAAGGGCAGCATGCTCGCCATCACCATTCTGGAACTGGCGCACAACGACCTGGAACGCCTGGACCGCCAGTTGGCCGACAAAGTCGCCCAGGCCCCCAATTTCTTCCAGAACATCCCCCTGGTGCTGGCCCTGGACAAGCTGCCGGAGGGCGAAGGCAGCCTCGATCTGGTCAAGCTGATGGAGCTGTGCCGCACCCACGGCCTGCGCACCCTGGCGATTCGCGCCAACCGCGAGGACGACATCGCCGCCGCCAATGCCCTGGATCTGCCGGTACTGCCGCCGTCCGGTGCACGCGAGAAGCTGGTCGAACCGGTGGAAACCCGCAAAAAGCCGGAAAAACCCGCCGAACCGCCGCTCAAACCGAGCAAGATCGTCACCACCCCGGTGCGTGGTGGCCAGCAGATCTATGCCCAGGGCGGTGACCTGGTCGTGCTGGCACCGGTCAGTGCCGGGGCGGAACTTCTCGCCGACGGCAATATCCATGTTTACGGTCCGATGCGCGGTCGTGCCCTGGCCGGGGTCAAAGGCAATGCCGAGGCACGGATTTTCTGCCAGCAGATGGGCGCCGAAATGCTCTCCGTGGCCGGCCAGTACAAGACGGCCGAGGATCTGCGCCGTGATCCGTTGTGGGGGCAGTCGGTACAGGTCAGCCTGTCGGGTGACGTGTTGAACATCACCCGCCTTTAACGGATACTGCGGCCACATTTCAGGGACCTAAAAAAGGCATCGGGAAGCCCGTTTTATCGGCTCTTGATTGCCTTATTTTTCATATATTTGGGGTAAATCACCGTGGCCAAGATCCTCGTAGTCACTTCCGGCAAGGGTGGCGTGGGTAAAACCACCACCAGCGCCGCCATCGGTACCGGCCTCGCCCTGCGCGGCCACAAAACCGTGATCGTCGACTTCGACGTCGGCCTGCGCAACCTCGACCTGATCATGGGTTGCGAGCGCCGTGTGGTGTACGACTTCGTCAACGTGATCAACGGCGAAGCGACCCTGACCCAGGCCCTGATCAAGGACAAACGCCTGGAAAACCTCTACGTACTGGCCGCTAGCCAGACCCGTGACAAGGACGCGCTGACCAAAGAAGGCGTCGGCAAGGTCATCGAGGAGCTGTCGAAGAACTTCGAATACGTCATCTGCGACTCGCCGGCTGGTATCGAAACCGGTGCCCACCTGGCCATGTACTTCGCCGACGAAGCCATTGTCGTGACCAACCCGGAAGTCTCCTCGGTACGCGACTCCGACCGCATGCTCGGCCTGCTGGCGAGCAAGTCGCGCCGCGCCGAACAGGGCCTGGAGCCGATCAAGGAGCGTCTGCTGCTGACCCGCTACAACCCGGAGCGCGTGACCAAGGGCGAAATGCTCGGCGTGGAAGACGTCGAGGAAATCCTCGCCATCAACCTGCTCGGCGTGATTCCGGAGTCCCAGGCCGTGCTGAAGGCCTCCAACCAGGGCGTACCGGTGATCCTCGACGAAGAGAGCGATGCCGGCCAGGCCTACGGCGATGCCGTCGACCGTCTGCTGGGCAAGGAAGTGCCCCATCGCTTCCTCGATGTGCAGAAGAAGGGAATCATGCAACGCCTGTTTGGAGCGCGCTAATGAACATTTTCGACTTCTTTCGTGAACGCAAGAAGGAAACCCCTGCGTCGATTGCGAAAGAGCGTCTGTCGATCATCGTCGCCCACGAGCGCGGCCAGCGCAGCCAGCCGGACTACCTGCCGGCCCTGCAGAAAGAACTGGTCGAGGTGATCCGCAAGTACGTCAACATCGAGCAGGATCAGGTGCAGGTTGCGCTGGAAAACCAGGGCAGCTGCTCCATTCTGGAACTCAATATCACGCTCCCCGATCGTTGATTGGTTGAGCGCATGCAACGGCGGCCCAGGCCGCCGTTGTCATTTGTGGAACGCCCATGCCGCTGTCGAATGTCGAAATCCTCCACCAGGACGCTGCCCTGCTGGTGATCAACAAGCCCACCCTGCTGCTCTCGGTGCCCGGCCGTGCCGAGGACAACCGCGACTGCCTGGTGACCCGCCTGCAGGAAAACGGCTACCCGGAAGCGCGCATCGTCCACCGCCTGGACTGGGAAACCTCGGGCATCATCGTCCTGGCCCGCGACGCCGACAGCCACCGCGAGCTGTCCCGCCAGTTCCACGACCGCGAAACCGAGAAGGCCTATACCGCCCTGTGTTGGGGCCAGCCGGAACTGGACAGCGGCAGCATCGACCTGCCACTGCGCTACGACCCGCCAACCAAGCCGCGCCATGTGGTCGACCACGAACAGGGCAAACACGCGCTGACCTACTGGCGCATGCTGGAGCGCTGCGGTGACTGGACCCGCGTCGAGCTGACACCAATCACCGGCCGCTCGCACCAGCTGCGCGTGCATATGTTGTCGATCGGCCACCCGCTGCTGGGCGACGGCCTGTACGCCCACGAACAGGCCCTGGCCGCCTGGCCACGCCTGTGCCTGCACGCCAGCATGCTCAGCCTGACCCACCCGCAGACCGGCGAGCGTATGCGCTTCGAGTGCCCGGCACCGTTCTGATGGCTTTCTCCCCTCTCCCACCTGTGGGAGAGGGGCCGGGGGAGAGGGACTAACCCGCAACCCCCTCCCTCAACCCTCCCCGCCCTTTAGTTGCGTAGCCCAGATGCAATCCGGGGCAATACCGCACAGCCCTTCCCGGATTGCATCCGGGCTACGCCGTACACGGCACACGAGACGCCACGCGCCTGCCAAACGCGCCACGGAATCCGATAAACTCGGGGCATTGCTGTCCGGAGCTGTGTATGCGCAAAGAACTGAACCAGGGCCTGATCGACTTTCTCAAGGCCTCGCCCACCCCCTTCCATGCCACCCGTAGCTTGGCCCAGCGCCTGCAAGCCGCCGGTTACCGAGCCCTGGACGAGCGCGAGCCCTGGCACACCGAAGCCGGTGGACGCTACTACGTGACCCGCAACGATTCCTCGCTCATCGCCTTCAAGCTGGGCAAGCGCAGCGCCCTGGAAGGCGGCCTGCGCCTGGTCGGCGCGCATACCGACAGCCCCTGCCTGCGCGTCAAGCCGCAGCCGGAACTGCAGCGCCAGGGCTTCTTCCAGCTCGGCGTGGAAGTCTACGGCGGCGCCCTGCTCGCCCCCTGGTTCGACCGCGACCTGTCACTGGCCGGTCGGGTGACCTTCCGCGAAGGCGGCAAGGTGCAGAGCCAACTGATCGATTTCGAGTTGCCGATCGCCACCATTCCCAACCTGGCCATCCACCTCAACCGCGAAGCCAACCAGGGCTGGCCGATCAACCAGCAGAACGAACTGCCGCCGATCCTGGCGCAGATCGCCGGCGAAGAGCCGGCCGACTTCCGTGCCCTGCTCGCCGATCGCCTGGCCAGCGAGCACGGCCTCAGCGCCGATGCGGTGCTCGACTACGAACTGAGCTTCTACGACACCCAGAGCGCCGCGGTAATCGGCCTCAACCAGGACTTCATCGCCGGCGCCCGCCTGGACAACCTGCTGTCCTGCTACGCCGGCCTGCAGGCCCTGCTCGCCGCCGAAGGCGACGAGACCTGCGTGCTGGTGTGCACCGACCACGAGGAGATCGGCTCCTGCTCGGCCTGCGGCGCCGACGGCCCGTTCCTTGAACAGGTGCTGCGCCGCGTGCTGCCGGAAGGCGATGGCTTCGTGCGCAGCATCCAGAAGTCCCTGCTGGTGTCGGCCGACAACGCCCACGGTGTGCACCCCAACTACGCCGACAAGCACGACGCCAACCACGGCCCCAAGCTCAACGCCGGCCCGGTGATCAAGGTCAACAGCAACCAGCGCTACGCCACCAACAGCGAGACCGCCGGTTTCTTCCGCCATCTGTGCCTGGCCGAGGAAGTACCGGTGCAAAGCTTCGTGGTGCGCAGCGACATGGGCTGCGGTTCGACCATCGGCCCGATCACCGCCAGCCAGCTGGGCGTGCGCACCGTGGATATCGGCCTGCCGACCTTCGCCATGCACTCGATCCGCGAACTGGCCGGCAGCCACGACCTGGCCCACCTGGTGAAAGTGCTGGCAGCCTTCTACGCCAGCCCTGAATTGGCCTGATGGACTCCCAGCAGCTCGCCAGCCCGCGCCAGCGCCATCCCGCCCTGCCTTGGTCGGAAAAGACCGGCGTTATTACTGCCGGCGCTGCAAGGCGACTTTGAGCTTTACCGGGGAACAGCGACTGGAGTAATCCAGCCGCTGTTTAGCGTTTTACCACCAACTGATACTCGGTGCGCTCGCTGCCGTTGCCGTTGCCGTTGCCGTGGATTACCACATAGCCTTGGTTGCTTGGGGTCAAACCCTGGGCAGCAGCAGCGTCGGCCAACAGGCGCCAGGTGCCTTCGACATCGTTACGCTGCTGATCGAAGTCGGTGCTCAACACCAGGCTCGGCTCGCTGCGAATCACTTTGTGGTTGCTCACCACCGCCGCACCGGCCGACACCGGCAAGCCCAGATCGAACGTCACGCGCTGTGGGCCGTTCGCGGCAAGGTCAGGGAACACCAGGGTCAAGGGGCCGGTGATTTTGACCTTGCCGCGGCGTACCGCCGTCAGACCCAGATTGAGGGCCATCTGGCGAATCTCCACGCCGAAGACCTGCGGCGACATATCGAAATGGCGGACAAACAGGCTCATGGCCGGACGTTCTATTAGTTGTACGGACTGCTGCAACGCCTGCTTGGGCGCTGGGCTGTAAGTCCCGCATAGCGGCGCTCTGAGTTGCTCGCGCGCGCTGCCCTCGAGCCGCGGATTAGTGTCGAGGGCCGCGCAGACTTGTTGCGCATAACCCGGCCACTCCTCACGCAGGGCTCCGCCATCGCGCAAGGCACCTAGCACTTGCGCATCCGCCTGCCTGGCCGCAACCAGCAAGGCGGTTTGCCGCGACTGCATGGCTTCGCTGCGCTCCACGCCGCCGACACCCGCACCGGGAAGCGAGCGGGTCTGACTGTGCACATCGGCGCCGTTGCCGAGCAACAGGCGCACGCTGCCCGCCTGATTGAGCTGCGCTGCGCTCATCAAGGCGGTTTTGCCCCAGGCATTGCTCTGATTGACGTCGAAATCGCTGCGCAACAACAGCTCGAGGCTCTGCGGATTCTGCACCGCTGCCATGGCCGCCGGGCTGCCGTCCAGACTAAGCCCGCGATCCTCGCCGAGGTTCTCGCTTTCGTAGGCGATGAAGTCATTCACCACATGGGCTGGCGCGTTATTCAGCAATACGCTGTGCAAGGTGGCGAAATTGCGTCCCTGCTCCAGCTCACCCGGCGTCGGCGCGACGGCATAGCGCGGGCGATAGTCGGCATGCGGCGGCAGCGGAAGGTCCGGGACTGGGGCCGGCATGACCAGGTACTCGCTGGCCCTGGCCAGACTCTCATACAGCAGCAGATCGGCGGCGCTGCTGGCCTGGGCTGGATCGAGGCCCTGGTCTCTGAATGACTGCTGCAGCTCGCTGTGAGCCGGTTGTAGCATCGGCAGCAAGCGGCGGTAGAAGAGCTTGTTGTCCAGGTTGCGCTCCGACCAGTCGAACAGCCGATTCAAGCTGTCGTCATGACGTTGACGGATCGCCCCTTCGCGCCCAAACGCCTGCAGTTCCTCAACGCCCACCAGCGGCATATTGAGCAGCGTCCATAGCCTTTCCTTCTGGCTCTGGGCTTTGTCGAGGCGCTCATGCTGGGCCACCTCGGCCGGCGGATCGCCGGCCAGGGTGGTCAGCTCGGCTTGCAACGCCGCGAACGCGGGCAAGCCGTCCACCGAACTGCTGCGCGACGGGGTCAGGTAGGCCTGGTACAGGCACAAGGGTTTCAGGCCCAAACCGTCCAGGGCATAGAGCCCTGCATAAGCCGATTCGCCGCGGGCCGCCGGCGAGTAGAAGCCCCAGGTTTCATTGACCAGCACCAGCTCCCGGCCACCCAGGCGGAAGATATCGATAGCGCCGTAGTCGCGGGTCTGCGACGAGGAGACATGGGCACGCCCTCCATAGTTGGGTAGCTCCGCCACCCAGCGCGGCAGAGTGCTGTCGTCGAGGATCCGCTGGCCGTTGCGGCTGAGCCCGCGCGCGCGCAGCTGATAGCTGGCGTAGGGGCCGGCGTCATACAGTTCGACACTGAAGCGCTGACCGGCAAGCTCGACGCTGGCGGCCGGGCCATGGCTGCCGGCTAGCGCCGTGGCGCCCGGCAGGCGCGCCGGCACGGGAAAGCCGTTGCGTTGCAAATCCTGATTCAGCGCCGTTTTCATCGACTCGCACAGGTTGGCATCGCGGCTCTCCGCCAACCTGAATTCGGCGTAGGCGGATAGGCCGTGGGCATCTTGAGGATTCGTCTGCCGGGCTTCGGGCCAGTTGGCCAGGTCGGCGGCGCGCTGGCGGTACAGGGCAGTCAGACAGTCCTGCGCCTGGGCGGCATCGGTCAGCGGGCATTGCCCCGCCCGGCTCAGCAGCCATTGGCGCTGATTGGCCTCCAGCAGCAAGGCGCCAGGCAGATCCAGGCCGCGCAGGCGGCTGCGGTACTGCTCAATCACCTGTTTGTCCAGGCGAGCCAACGCCTCGCTGGCGCAGATCTGCCGATGCAGCACAGGCAATCCGTCGACACAGTCGAAACTGGCCAGGCTCACCGCCTGCGGCTGAACCGGCTGCGCCACGGGCTTGGCGATTGGCTCCGGCGTGGTACAGGCCACAAGCGCGGCGCCCAGGGCAGCCAGCGCGGCCATTCGCGAATACAAGGAAACCGACATGGATCACTGACTCCGGGTCATTTGATGAAGATTGCCGTGCCGTACACGGTGTAGCGCGCAGCACCCTGGTTGGGCGGCGGCGGAAATGGCCCCGCCTTGAGCACGGCCTGCTCGGCAGCTGCATCCAATAGGGGGTCGCCGCAGGGGTCGATCTCGTAGGAGAGCATCTTGCCGCTGCTATCCAGGGTGATCTCATAAGAGATAAGACACTTCCTCTTGAGATCGGCGGGATCGCCCTTGTAGCCGGGTGGCGGCTTGTAAACCGCGCCTTCTGGACGTTTGAGATTGGCGATCACCCGATTCTTCACCGTGTCGGCATAGTCCGACGGGACTTGCCGGCTACGGCTGGCGCTTGGCGCTGGAGTGGGTGGCGCGGCCCAATCGTTATTGGCACCAAACGCATGCACCGGTGGGCCGGCGGACTTGCTTGGCGCGCGCGGTGGCGGTGCAGTTTTTTTCACCACGGGCGCTTTCACCGGGGGCGGCGGCGCAGGCTCCGGTTCAGGAATGGGTTCGGGTTCAGGCGGTTCTGGTTCGGGCTCCGGCTCTGGTTCCGGCACTGGCACAGGCAGCTCAACCATCTGCACGGCAATCGCTTGCGGCTGCTCAGGCAGCGGCTGACGCAGATCAGCGCTTAACAACCAGACCAGCAACGCGCCGTGCAGTGCCAGGGAAACCAGAATAACCAGCAGGCGGATCGGCCAGTGAACTTCGATCCTGGGGCCAGCCATCAGGGCGTCAGCTCTTGCGCTGCCACCAGGCTGATCTGGCTGTAACCGGCTTTTTGCAGGTTATTCATCACCCGCATCAGGGTGCCGTAATCCACCGCCTGATCGCCGCGAAGAAACAGACGGGTATCCAGCCGATTGCCGGTGGCGCCGCGCACCACGCCAGCCAGTTCGGCCAGCGCCACGCCTTGTTCCTGGACGAACAACAGGCCATCGGCCTGCACGCTGATATACAGCGGATCGGTCGGCGGCGGGGTCGGCGCCGCGGCATTGCTCGGCAGATCCACCGGCACATCAACGGTGGCCAGCGGCGCGGCGACCATAAAGATGATCAACAGCACCAGCATCACATCGACGAAGGGCGTGATGTTCATCTCGGCGTTCTGTTGATAGTTGTGGCGTTTGACCATGGGCCCGGAATTGAACTGGATGCTCATGCTCAGTGCACCTCATCCAGCTTGCGCGACATGGCCGCGATCATCTCCGCCGAGAAGTTATCCAGGGCGCCGACGAAGCCGTTAATGTCCCTGGCGAACTTGTTGAAGATCATCACCGCGGGGATAGCCGCAAACAGCCCCAGCGCAGTGGCCAGCAAGGCCTCGGCGATACCCGGCGCGACAATCGCCAGACTGGAGGATTTCATCGTGGCGATATTGGCGAAGCTGTTGAGGATGCCCCAAACGGTACCGAACAGGCCGATAAAGGGTGCCGTGGCGCCTATGGTCGCCAGCACCCCCATCAGGCTGCCCAAGCGCGCCAGATCGCGCTCCTGAACGATGCTCGAAGTCAGCGAGATACGCTGCAACAGGCGGTTGATCTGATCGGCGCTGGCGTCCTTGTTGCACTTGCGGCCGAAGTGTTTGAGTTCGGCCTGGCCGACCTGCCACATACGCGCCATGGCGCTGTTGCTGGCCACGGGACTCAGGTGCTCCAGCTCACCCTTGCGGAAGGCCTCGAGAAAGCGATTGTTGGCGCGCCGGGCACGGGCGAAGACAAACAGCTTCTCGAACAGCACCGCCCAGGTCAGCAACGAGCAAAAGGCCAGGAAGATCATCACCGACTTAACCACCCAGTCGGCTTGCCCGAACATCTCGCGCACGCCGAAGGGTTGCGTCTCGGCAACGGCGCCAGCCAGGCTCGGCGTTGCTGCGGAGGTGGCCGGGGTAGTGGGTACGGGAGTGGCAACGGCGCCAGGCTGCTGCATGCCTGCGGGCGCATCGGCCTGGGCCAATACAGCGTTGGCGGTTACCCCGCTCAGGCCAACAAGCACCAAGAGTGCCGCCAGACGCACTCGCGCCTGCCAGCGCGCCATCGAGAAACCAATAGAACCGAGTTGCATACAACCTCCCTGTCTTTTTATTAGAGCGACCTGCGTGGTTGATCAGGCCGTTGAAAAACCACCCACGCTGCCATAAAAACAGGCTCGGTAAGCCGCTTGCGGCTTAGAACCTGTTCACGATCTTTTGGACTAGAGCCAGACAAGGCGCCACGTCAGTAACAGCCACAGGCTGTTACTAACCTAGCCCCTTGCCTAGGCTGCCTCGCCTATGTTTCAACGGCCGGCTAACAGCGCGGCGACTCATAGTGCCTATGCCGGCAAGCTCAGAAAAGAGGCAAACTCCCTAACTTTCAGCAGATGCAGGCGGGAACATGCTGTCTTGTTAGGCGCAAGGAACGAGCCGCGCCCCCTTCTGAGAACCTGTCCACGATCTCCTGGCCGTCGGCCATACCGCGTTAAAAACAGGCTCGGAATGCTCATTTACAGCTCGTAAACTCCGCTTCCTCGCCTGTTTTTGCCTTGTCTGGCTCTAGTCCAAAAGATCGTGAACAGGTTCTGAGTAAACCATTGTTTGAACTCAGCGATCGGCTTGGGCTTGCACTAAAACGTCAAATTGCAGAGCGGTTCTAGACTTTGTACTGCTGCCGATAGGCGGCGGGGGTCAGCCCGGTGACGTGCTTGAAGGTGCGCCGAAAACTGGACTCATCGCCGTAGCCCAGGGCGGAGCTGATCCGGCTGATCGAATCAGCCGTGAGGATCAGCCGTTCGCTGGCCTGGTTGAGCTTGATCAGGCGCACCTGATCCGCCACTGCCAGCCCTGTCAGCGCCCGCACCTTGCGCGCCAGGGTGCGGGCGGAAACGGCCAGCTCATCGGCGAGCCGC
Encoded here:
- a CDS encoding TonB C-terminal domain-containing protein, with the protein product MAGPRIEVHWPIRLLVILVSLALHGALLVWLLSADLRQPLPEQPQAIAVQMVELPVPVPEPEPEPEPEPPEPEPIPEPEPAPPPPVKAPVVKKTAPPPRAPSKSAGPPVHAFGANNDWAAPPTPAPSASRSRQVPSDYADTVKNRVIANLKRPEGAVYKPPPGYKGDPADLKRKCLISYEITLDSSGKMLSYEIDPCGDPLLDAAAEQAVLKAGPFPPPPNQGAARYTVYGTAIFIK
- a CDS encoding MotA/TolQ/ExbB proton channel family protein; protein product: MQLGSIGFSMARWQARVRLAALLVLVGLSGVTANAVLAQADAPAGMQQPGAVATPVPTTPATSAATPSLAGAVAETQPFGVREMFGQADWVVKSVMIFLAFCSLLTWAVLFEKLFVFARARRANNRFLEAFRKGELEHLSPVASNSAMARMWQVGQAELKHFGRKCNKDASADQINRLLQRISLTSSIVQERDLARLGSLMGVLATIGATAPFIGLFGTVWGILNSFANIATMKSSSLAIVAPGIAEALLATALGLFAAIPAVMIFNKFARDINGFVGALDNFSAEMIAAMSRKLDEVH
- the exbD gene encoding TonB system transport protein ExbD, whose amino-acid sequence is MSIQFNSGPMVKRHNYQQNAEMNITPFVDVMLVLLIIFMVAAPLATVDVPVDLPSNAAAPTPPPTDPLYISVQADGLLFVQEQGVALAELAGVVRGATGNRLDTRLFLRGDQAVDYGTLMRVMNNLQKAGYSQISLVAAQELTP